A portion of the Faecalibacterium sp. I3-3-89 genome contains these proteins:
- a CDS encoding FeoB-associated Cys-rich membrane protein: MMEFLAANFNLPTIIVGAIVFGGVGWITWHSHKHGGCSGCSGGCDCGGSCSSCKGGCH, encoded by the coding sequence ATGATGGAGTTTCTGGCTGCGAATTTCAATCTGCCGACGATCATCGTCGGAGCCATCGTGTTTGGCGGTGTGGGCTGGATCACATGGCACTCTCATAAGCACGGCGGCTGCAGTGGATGCAGCGGCGGCTGTGACTGCGGCGGAAGCTGCAGCAGCTGCAAGGGCGGCTGCCACTGA
- a CDS encoding metal-dependent transcriptional regulator, whose translation MELTPAHLRYLLAIYEVSQTHLDISSRSIAEKLGVTKPSVVRVMNLLMERGMIVKEYYGKIYLTDRGIFVAREVRKQLDEVLAHFPPVEAELTDEERLTAALALTAALPERVFTGRYDQLMDLAEMPPAVG comes from the coding sequence ATGGAACTGACGCCGGCACACCTGCGCTACCTGCTGGCCATCTATGAGGTCTCGCAGACCCATCTGGACATCAGCTCCCGCAGCATTGCCGAGAAGCTGGGCGTGACCAAGCCCTCGGTGGTGCGGGTGATGAACCTGCTGATGGAGCGGGGAATGATCGTCAAGGAATATTACGGCAAGATCTACCTCACCGACCGGGGCATCTTTGTGGCCCGGGAGGTCAGAAAACAGCTGGACGAGGTGCTTGCCCACTTCCCGCCGGTGGAAGCAGAGCTGACCGACGAGGAGCGGCTGACCGCTGCCCTCGCCCTGACCGCGGCCCTGCCGGAACGGGTCTTTACCGGACGGTACGACCAGCTGATGGACTTGGCGGAAATGCCCCCGGCTGTGGGCTGA
- the hflX gene encoding GTPase HflX yields the protein MSELYDILVETPPTKVILLALDQGLWDCERSLAELAALCEANHMEAVAEVTQKRQTPETGIVLGSGKLEEAAAAAAELGAVCAVFDGELTGSQIRNISTALGGLEVIDRTMLILEIFRSRAVTNEGKLQTELALLRYRLPRLQGMGESLSRQGGGGGGGGGARRGAGETKLELDRRHVHARIDALAEKLAEMEKRRGESRKARAKTGMPVVSLVGYTNVGKSSLMNALCGPSVAEADMLFATLDPTSRKLVLPSGMAVLLVDTVGFVSRLPHNLVEAFKSTLEEAAWSDVIVRVADAGDEQREEQLAVTDEVLDGLDCADIPRLTVYNKCDKPGALSFDPDILLTSAKTGYGLDKLLQKLDETLSDRVHTIRVLLPYDKLGLAAPMRERGSVQLEEYREDGLYLEGIVKTEDLHCFEGYLV from the coding sequence TTGAGCGAACTTTACGATATTTTAGTGGAAACACCCCCGACGAAGGTAATTTTGCTGGCCCTCGATCAGGGCCTGTGGGACTGCGAGCGCAGCCTCGCCGAGCTGGCCGCGCTGTGTGAGGCCAACCACATGGAGGCCGTGGCCGAGGTCACCCAGAAGCGCCAGACCCCCGAGACCGGCATCGTGCTGGGCAGCGGCAAGCTGGAAGAAGCCGCCGCTGCCGCCGCAGAGCTGGGGGCCGTGTGCGCCGTCTTTGACGGCGAGCTGACCGGCAGCCAGATCCGCAACATCTCCACTGCGCTGGGAGGCCTCGAGGTCATCGACCGCACCATGCTCATCCTCGAGATCTTCCGCAGCCGCGCTGTGACCAACGAGGGCAAGCTTCAGACCGAGCTGGCCCTGCTGCGCTACCGCCTGCCCCGCTTACAGGGCATGGGCGAGAGCCTGAGCCGTCAGGGCGGCGGCGGTGGCGGCGGCGGCGGTGCACGCCGCGGTGCCGGTGAGACCAAGCTGGAGCTGGACCGCCGCCACGTCCACGCCCGCATCGACGCGCTGGCCGAGAAGCTGGCCGAGATGGAAAAGCGCCGGGGCGAGAGCCGGAAGGCCCGCGCCAAGACCGGGATGCCGGTGGTCAGCCTCGTGGGCTACACCAATGTCGGCAAATCCAGCCTGATGAACGCTCTCTGCGGCCCCAGCGTCGCCGAGGCAGACATGCTCTTCGCCACCCTCGACCCCACCAGCCGGAAGCTCGTCCTGCCCAGCGGCATGGCGGTGCTGCTGGTGGACACCGTCGGCTTCGTCTCCCGCCTGCCCCACAATCTGGTGGAGGCCTTCAAGTCCACGCTGGAAGAGGCCGCATGGTCGGACGTCATCGTCCGGGTGGCCGACGCAGGCGACGAGCAGCGGGAGGAGCAGCTGGCCGTCACCGACGAGGTGCTGGACGGCCTCGACTGCGCCGACATCCCCCGCCTGACCGTCTACAACAAGTGCGACAAGCCCGGTGCACTGAGCTTTGACCCCGACATCCTGCTCACCAGTGCCAAGACCGGCTACGGACTCGACAAACTGCTGCAAAAGCTGGACGAGACCCTCAGCGACCGCGTCCACACCATCCGCGTCCTGCTGCCCTACGACAAGCTGGGCCTCGCCGCCCCCATGCGGGAGCGCGGCAGCGTCCAGCTGGAGGAGTACCGCGAAGATGGCCTCTACCTTGAGGGCATCGTAAAGACCGAGGATCTCCACTGCTTCGAGGGCTACCTCGTCTGA
- a CDS encoding GNAT family N-acetyltransferase translates to MRHAGTQEIETPRLLLRRLLPSDAPMMYANWASDPEVTRWLRWTPHKDVAETRELLTAWALLYPNEDYYQWAIVEKASGQVFGSISIYNSLAGEPQQKAEWPGRDISEGIWEPGYCIGRGWWNKGYTTEALDALVVYWFKNTDSNWLACCHAAENPASGRVMTKAGFVYDHDAEYHKFDGSPVPCRCYALTREHYLERKESF, encoded by the coding sequence ATGCGCCACGCCGGCACACAGGAGATCGAAACGCCGCGGCTGCTTCTGCGCCGCCTTCTGCCGTCCGATGCCCCGATGATGTACGCCAACTGGGCCAGCGACCCGGAGGTCACCCGCTGGCTGCGCTGGACGCCGCATAAAGATGTGGCCGAGACGCGGGAGCTGCTGACCGCATGGGCGCTGCTCTACCCCAACGAGGACTACTACCAGTGGGCCATCGTGGAAAAGGCCTCCGGGCAGGTGTTCGGCTCCATCAGCATCTACAACAGCCTTGCGGGTGAGCCGCAGCAGAAGGCCGAGTGGCCCGGGCGGGACATTTCCGAGGGCATCTGGGAGCCGGGCTACTGCATCGGCAGAGGCTGGTGGAACAAGGGCTATACCACCGAGGCGCTGGACGCTTTAGTAGTATACTGGTTCAAGAATACGGACAGTAATTGGCTTGCCTGCTGCCATGCCGCCGAAAATCCCGCCAGCGGCAGGGTCATGACCAAAGCAGGCTTCGTTTACGACCATGACGCAGAGTACCACAAATTCGACGGCTCCCCCGTCCCCTGCAGGTGCTATGCACTGACAAGAGAGCATTATCTGGAACGAAAGGAATCATTTTGA